The Banduia mediterranea genome has a segment encoding these proteins:
- a CDS encoding OmpA family protein — protein sequence MKAPKTMLACSLAILAPIGASHAQDMDQDYDSRPYVSILGSYIGPDTDRYDNDYGWGGRLLYGVPLSRWVNLELGGYGYFTEHEVDSHKDHTSGLSADLMFPFTQSAIRPFALLGGGYVHQNLAAKSDDDYYLNAGLGLLGDISDRVAMRTDVRYQYIDSDFGAVPGSDPLGDLMVNLGVQVALGDKPEPPAPPPPPPPPPDSDGDGVLDRVDQCPNTPAGVRVDSTGCPLDSDGDKVPDYMDRCPNTPVGLRVDSTGCVIEKQTIVLQNVNFEFDSAQLTASAKESLLKVARGLRDQTSMKVEIAGHTDSKGSDAYNMKLSDRRAASVREFLISQGVSSSQLSSRGYGEDDPVADNSTETGRAQNRRVEFRVLGK from the coding sequence ATGAAAGCGCCAAAAACAATGCTGGCCTGTTCGCTGGCGATACTCGCACCGATCGGTGCGAGCCACGCCCAGGACATGGACCAGGACTACGATTCACGCCCATACGTCAGCATTCTCGGCAGCTACATCGGGCCCGATACTGATCGCTACGACAATGACTACGGTTGGGGTGGACGCCTGCTCTACGGTGTTCCGCTGAGTCGCTGGGTCAATCTCGAACTCGGTGGCTACGGTTACTTCACCGAGCACGAAGTCGACAGCCACAAGGATCATACCTCGGGCTTGTCCGCCGACTTGATGTTCCCGTTCACACAGTCCGCGATTCGACCGTTCGCGCTGTTGGGCGGTGGTTACGTGCACCAGAATCTCGCCGCGAAGTCCGACGATGACTACTACCTCAACGCCGGCCTCGGCCTGTTGGGTGATATCTCCGACCGTGTGGCGATGCGCACCGACGTTCGCTACCAGTACATCGACAGCGATTTCGGCGCGGTTCCAGGTTCCGATCCGCTCGGTGATCTGATGGTCAACCTCGGTGTTCAGGTCGCGCTCGGCGACAAGCCGGAACCGCCGGCTCCACCGCCGCCTCCGCCACCACCGCCCGACTCGGACGGAGACGGCGTGCTCGACCGTGTCGACCAATGTCCGAACACGCCTGCCGGCGTGCGCGTCGATTCGACAGGCTGCCCGCTGGATTCGGATGGCGACAAGGTGCCGGACTATATGGATCGATGCCCGAACACACCGGTCGGATTGCGGGTCGATTCGACGGGTTGCGTGATCGAGAAGCAGACCATCGTGCTGCAGAACGTGAACTTCGAGTTCGATTCGGCACAGCTCACGGCGAGCGCGAAGGAATCGCTGCTCAAGGTGGCCCGTGGCCTGCGCGACCAGACCAGCATGAAGGTCGAAATCGCCGGTCATACCGACTCGAAGGGCAGCGACGCCTACAACATGAAGCTGTCGGATCGTCGCGCCGCCTCGGTGCGTGAGTTCCTGATCAGCCAGGGCGTATCGAGCAGCCAGCTCAGCTCGCGTGGCTACGGTGAGGACGATCCGGTCGCCGACAACAGCACCGAGACCGGGCGCGCGCAGAACCGCCGCGTGGAATTCCGGGTGCTCGGAAAATAA
- a CDS encoding TetR/AcrR family transcriptional regulator, translating into MDAIASEAGTNKMSFYRSFSSKDDLVAEYLRQQVRELWGWWDEVVAKHPDDARTR; encoded by the coding sequence GTGGATGCGATCGCCAGCGAGGCCGGCACCAACAAGATGAGCTTCTATCGAAGCTTTTCCTCGAAGGACGATCTGGTCGCGGAATACCTGCGACAGCAGGTCCGCGAACTTTGGGGATGGTGGGATGAAGTGGTGGCGAAGCACCCCGACGATGCGCGCACCCGGTGA
- a CDS encoding magnesium transporter CorA family protein, protein MNAYHLVSGKPPQRLASPQALPDDGFLWIDIPREQAADWPALIEPLLGVEVERNHVSDSLNAAHRSFFDGTPSYDMLVFAGLGPCETPLPLEIRNVALFIFDRMLLTVRAQDSLSVLQVQQRLDEALLKSPKDPAMLAHLLLTTMIDRFLAVREPLMEHFDDLEDELLAPRHGAANWRRLLDSRRQARKLEALCSDQIEALDAWRRGTRKSFSNPLSVRVRDLTEHAARVMSLAAAQERDLESAIQLHFAIAAERTNRIMRVLTVFSAVFLPLTFLVGVYGMNFDYMPELRWRYGYFFALGFMAALSLGLLLLFKRKRYF, encoded by the coding sequence ATGAACGCCTACCACCTCGTTTCCGGGAAACCGCCCCAGCGGCTGGCGTCGCCGCAGGCGCTGCCGGACGACGGCTTCCTCTGGATCGACATCCCGCGTGAACAGGCTGCGGACTGGCCCGCGCTGATCGAACCTCTCCTGGGTGTGGAGGTCGAGCGCAACCACGTCTCCGACAGTCTCAACGCCGCGCACCGTTCGTTCTTCGACGGCACGCCCAGCTACGACATGCTGGTATTTGCCGGCCTCGGCCCCTGCGAAACACCGCTGCCGCTCGAAATCCGGAATGTCGCCCTGTTCATTTTCGATCGCATGCTCCTCACCGTGCGCGCGCAAGACAGTCTCAGCGTCCTGCAGGTGCAGCAACGGCTCGACGAAGCCCTGCTGAAGTCGCCGAAAGACCCGGCGATGCTGGCGCATCTGCTGCTGACCACGATGATCGACCGCTTCCTGGCGGTGCGCGAACCGCTGATGGAGCACTTCGACGATCTGGAGGATGAGCTGCTGGCGCCGCGACACGGCGCGGCCAACTGGCGCCGCCTGCTCGACAGTCGTCGCCAGGCGCGCAAGCTGGAAGCCCTGTGCAGCGATCAGATCGAGGCGCTGGACGCGTGGCGTCGCGGCACCCGCAAGAGTTTCAGCAATCCGCTGTCGGTGCGGGTTCGGGATCTGACGGAACATGCGGCACGCGTGATGTCGCTGGCTGCCGCTCAGGAGCGTGATCTGGAGTCTGCGATCCAGCTGCATTTCGCGATTGCCGCGGAACGAACCAACCGGATCATGCGGGTGCTCACGGTATTCTCGGCCGTGTTTCTGCCGCTGACCTTCCTGGTCGGTGTGTACGGGATGAATTTCGACTACATGCCGGAGCTGCGCTGGCGCTACGGCTATTTCTTTGCGCTGGGCTTCATGGCCGCGCTGTCGCTGGGCCTGCTGCTGCTGTTCAAGCGCAAGCGCTACTTCTGA
- a CDS encoding malate dehydrogenase, with protein MTQPVRVAITGAAGQIAYSLIFRIASGDMLGKDQPVILQLLDIPDSLEKLKGTIMEIDDCAFPLVQGIIGTSDAEEAFEGVKYAMLVGARPRGPGMERADLLQANAKIFSVQGKALSSKADSDVRVLVVGNPANTNALITASNAPKLDPKQITAMTRLDHNRALSQLAAKTGAHSTDIEKLMIWGNHSASQYPDLTHATVKGKAASSLVDQEWVEKDFIPTVQQRGAAIIKARGASSAASAASSAVDHMRDWAKGSDGQWVSMAIPSDGSYGIKPGVVYSYPVVTKGGQYEIVKDLPIDSFSRGKMDATDQELREERAAIEDLLK; from the coding sequence ATGACCCAACCCGTCCGCGTTGCGATTACCGGCGCCGCCGGCCAGATCGCGTATTCGCTTATCTTCCGCATCGCCTCGGGCGACATGCTCGGCAAGGATCAGCCGGTGATCCTGCAGTTGCTGGACATTCCGGATTCCCTTGAAAAGCTCAAGGGCACGATCATGGAGATCGACGACTGCGCCTTTCCGCTGGTGCAGGGCATCATCGGTACATCGGATGCGGAGGAAGCCTTCGAAGGCGTCAAGTACGCGATGCTGGTCGGCGCACGCCCGCGTGGCCCCGGCATGGAACGTGCCGATCTGCTGCAGGCCAACGCCAAGATCTTCTCGGTGCAGGGCAAGGCCCTGTCGTCGAAGGCGGATTCCGATGTTCGCGTCCTGGTGGTCGGCAACCCAGCCAACACCAATGCGCTGATCACCGCCAGCAACGCGCCGAAACTGGACCCCAAGCAGATCACCGCGATGACCCGCCTGGATCACAACCGCGCGCTGTCGCAGCTCGCCGCCAAGACCGGCGCGCACAGCACCGACATCGAAAAGCTGATGATCTGGGGCAACCACAGCGCCAGCCAGTACCCGGACCTCACCCATGCCACGGTCAAGGGCAAGGCGGCCAGTTCGCTGGTCGATCAGGAATGGGTCGAGAAGGACTTCATTCCCACCGTGCAGCAGCGCGGCGCGGCGATCATCAAGGCGCGTGGCGCCTCCAGCGCCGCGTCCGCAGCCAGTTCGGCGGTCGATCACATGCGTGACTGGGCCAAGGGCTCGGACGGCCAGTGGGTCAGCATGGCAATTCCGTCGGACGGCTCGTACGGCATCAAGCCGGGCGTGGTCTATTCCTATCCGGTGGTCACCAAGGGCGGCCAGTACGAGATCGTCAAGGACCTGCCGATCGACAGCTTCTCTCGGGGCAAGATGGATGCCACCGATCAGGAACTGCGCGAAGAGCGTGCGGCGATCGAAGACCTGCTGAAGTAG
- a CDS encoding ShlB/FhaC/HecB family hemolysin secretion/activation protein translates to MAIDLPPPPSPVQTEVSALQGRSALYDGQLGNLAVHIVGDTALALLDFAEPIRRSDTASDVVRAVARHVYRAGYPAAEISYASTEDTLFVGVTLAHVAAVEMPAPVARYFEDLPDQVGALTDAQFERRRALASLHADMASLSMQPKFEPTDQAGEMRLIADASATEDDASSLHAEIGNPGNRFVGRHYVDASVSAGLASGNRFVASTRDSLSALNSDEENTGELHERGLDWRHVSTWGLFGLNTRYLSYDFSAVLEQDDGLDLSDLLPFLPGPDDPGASRINGRIFTLEAYWQTLLHADFYRRWTAQVQIDRTGKTLNTEDDSARIQREIYNSVELSTNYGGSLLIGVDSELGYEAELKLRHGIGNDDEPLSAADLDYFLWQPSLEGSYAQGAHWFYSLRADMQFSSDIVPEQQQWVLGGRDSLDAYLPGVAVGDEGASLRAEVAYEGVEMLGMTWRPRLFADYAYSHSRRDGDDVTLADAGIGLDIDYRERIKAALSFAQGIHDDGVDHQRLEQAEADVYFGVGVTF, encoded by the coding sequence ATGGCTATCGATCTGCCGCCGCCACCCAGCCCGGTACAGACCGAAGTGTCCGCATTGCAGGGACGCAGCGCCCTATACGATGGCCAGCTTGGGAATCTGGCGGTGCATATCGTGGGCGACACGGCACTTGCATTGCTCGACTTCGCCGAACCGATCCGGCGATCCGACACCGCATCCGACGTGGTGCGCGCCGTTGCACGACACGTCTACCGCGCCGGCTATCCGGCTGCCGAAATCAGCTACGCGAGCACTGAGGACACGCTGTTCGTCGGCGTGACACTGGCGCACGTCGCCGCCGTGGAGATGCCCGCACCGGTCGCGCGCTATTTCGAAGACCTCCCGGATCAGGTCGGAGCACTGACCGACGCACAGTTCGAACGCCGCCGCGCCCTGGCGAGCCTGCACGCCGACATGGCCTCATTGTCGATGCAGCCCAAGTTCGAGCCCACCGACCAAGCGGGTGAGATGCGGCTGATCGCCGACGCCAGCGCCACCGAGGACGACGCAAGCTCACTACACGCCGAAATCGGCAACCCCGGGAATCGCTTCGTCGGCCGCCACTATGTCGATGCCTCGGTTTCGGCCGGGCTTGCCTCCGGCAACCGCTTCGTCGCCAGTACGCGAGACAGCCTCAGCGCACTCAATTCCGATGAAGAGAACACCGGCGAGTTGCACGAACGAGGTCTGGACTGGCGCCATGTCTCCACCTGGGGGCTGTTCGGCCTCAACACCCGCTACCTCAGCTATGACTTCAGCGCCGTCCTCGAACAGGACGACGGCCTCGATCTCAGCGACCTGCTGCCGTTCCTGCCGGGCCCAGACGATCCCGGGGCGAGCCGCATCAACGGCCGCATCTTCACGCTGGAAGCCTACTGGCAGACCCTGCTCCATGCCGATTTCTATCGTCGCTGGACCGCACAGGTACAGATCGACCGCACTGGCAAGACGCTGAACACGGAGGATGACAGCGCGCGCATTCAGCGCGAAATCTACAACTCGGTGGAACTGTCCACCAACTACGGCGGCAGTCTGCTGATCGGCGTAGACAGCGAACTCGGTTACGAAGCCGAACTGAAGCTGCGCCACGGCATCGGCAACGACGACGAGCCGTTGAGCGCCGCCGATCTGGACTACTTCCTGTGGCAGCCCAGCCTCGAAGGCAGCTACGCGCAAGGTGCGCACTGGTTCTACAGCTTGCGCGCGGACATGCAGTTCAGCAGCGACATCGTGCCCGAACAACAGCAATGGGTACTCGGCGGCCGCGACTCGCTGGACGCCTATCTGCCCGGTGTGGCGGTGGGCGACGAAGGCGCCAGCCTGCGTGCCGAAGTCGCCTACGAGGGCGTGGAAATGCTGGGAATGACGTGGCGGCCCAGACTTTTCGCGGACTACGCCTACAGTCACAGCCGGCGCGATGGCGACGATGTGACGCTGGCCGATGCCGGTATCGGCCTGGACATCGATTACCGCGAGCGCATCAAGGCCGCCCTCAGCTTCGCCCAGGGCATTCATGACGACGGCGTGGATCACCAGCGTCTGGAACAGGCCGAAGCGGACGTCTATTTCGGCGTCGGCGTGACGTTCTGA
- the aceF gene encoding dihydrolipoyllysine-residue acetyltransferase, which translates to MAASEVRIPDIGDFDDVPVIEVLVSDGDTVEVDTPLLTLESEKATMEVPSPAAGVVQGFRIKVGDKVKEGDLVCQIEAESDDKDQQSKPEPEQKSVEPKEPAKTEAAPAAEPEKPQPAKPAPEKPASGGGTLSVKVPDIGDFDGVPVIEVLVAEGDTVEKEQSLMTLESDKATMDVPAPEAGVVKSLKVKEGDKVSEGDEICVIETVGGADAEPEAEPEPEAEPASKPEPKKSEAAAQPAADASTESHGDRSPVTPVGEFKPEAQPGMLPHASPAVRKYARELGVDLSQIQGAGNNGRILFEDVQGFVKTQLASPGPETSGIPPIPAQDFSKFGEIEEKPLSRIRKLSASYLHRSWVNVPHVTQTDEADITELEAFRKSASEDLVKVGGSKLTLLPFIVKACAVAMKDFPEFNSSLSPDGDKLILKKYCHIGFAADTPNGLVVPVIRDADKKGIAALAAESGELAKKARDGKLKPDEMKGGCFSISSLGGIGGSHFTPIVNAPEVGILGVSRGVMKPVWDGKAFQPRMMVPLSLSYDHRVIDGAYAARFIVHLVKLLSDIRRLSL; encoded by the coding sequence ATGGCAGCTTCCGAGGTTCGCATCCCCGATATCGGCGATTTCGACGACGTCCCCGTCATCGAAGTGCTGGTCAGCGACGGCGACACGGTCGAAGTCGATACGCCCCTGCTGACGCTGGAATCCGAAAAGGCCACGATGGAAGTGCCTTCGCCGGCCGCCGGTGTAGTCCAGGGCTTCAGGATCAAGGTCGGCGACAAGGTCAAGGAGGGCGATCTGGTCTGCCAGATCGAGGCGGAGTCTGACGACAAGGATCAGCAATCCAAGCCGGAACCGGAACAGAAGTCGGTCGAACCCAAAGAGCCTGCCAAGACGGAAGCGGCGCCTGCGGCCGAGCCCGAAAAGCCCCAGCCGGCCAAGCCTGCACCCGAGAAGCCGGCGTCAGGCGGCGGCACACTGAGCGTCAAGGTGCCGGACATCGGCGACTTCGATGGCGTGCCGGTGATCGAGGTTCTGGTCGCCGAAGGCGACACCGTCGAAAAAGAGCAGTCGCTGATGACGCTCGAATCCGACAAGGCGACGATGGACGTACCGGCGCCTGAAGCCGGTGTGGTCAAGAGCCTCAAGGTCAAGGAAGGCGACAAGGTCTCCGAGGGTGACGAAATCTGCGTCATCGAAACCGTCGGCGGCGCCGATGCCGAGCCTGAGGCCGAGCCGGAACCCGAAGCCGAGCCGGCGTCCAAGCCGGAACCGAAGAAAAGCGAGGCTGCGGCACAGCCGGCGGCGGACGCCTCGACCGAATCCCATGGAGACCGCAGTCCGGTGACACCGGTCGGCGAATTCAAGCCCGAAGCCCAGCCCGGCATGTTGCCGCACGCCTCACCGGCCGTGCGCAAGTATGCGCGCGAACTCGGCGTCGATCTGAGCCAGATTCAGGGCGCCGGCAACAATGGCCGCATCCTGTTCGAGGACGTGCAGGGCTTCGTCAAGACACAGCTTGCAAGCCCGGGTCCCGAAACGTCTGGCATTCCGCCGATCCCGGCGCAGGACTTTTCGAAGTTCGGCGAGATCGAGGAAAAGCCGCTGTCGCGCATTCGCAAACTGTCCGCGAGCTACCTGCACCGCAGCTGGGTCAATGTGCCGCACGTGACCCAGACCGACGAGGCCGACATCACCGAACTCGAAGCCTTCCGCAAATCAGCGAGCGAGGATCTGGTCAAGGTGGGTGGCTCCAAGCTGACGCTGCTGCCGTTCATCGTCAAGGCCTGCGCGGTGGCGATGAAGGACTTTCCCGAGTTCAACAGTTCGCTATCGCCCGATGGCGACAAGCTGATCCTCAAGAAATATTGCCACATCGGTTTCGCCGCAGACACACCGAACGGTCTGGTCGTGCCGGTGATCCGCGACGCCGACAAAAAGGGCATCGCCGCGCTGGCCGCCGAAAGTGGTGAGCTGGCGAAAAAGGCGCGCGACGGCAAGCTCAAGCCCGACGAGATGAAGGGTGGCTGCTTCTCGATCAGCTCCTTGGGCGGCATCGGCGGCAGCCATTTCACGCCGATCGTCAACGCGCCGGAGGTCGGCATCCTCGGCGTGTCACGCGGCGTGATGAAGCCGGTCTGGGACGGCAAGGCCTTCCAGCCGCGGATGATGGTGCCCTTGTCACTGTCCTACGACCATCGCGTCATCGACGGCGCTTATGCCGCGCGTTTCATCGTCCATTTGGTCAAGCTGCTCAGCGATATCCGACGGCTCAGCCTGTAG
- the aceE gene encoding pyruvate dehydrogenase (acetyl-transferring), homodimeric type: MTDEVRDQDPGETGEWLDALNAVIEREGPERAHYLLETLIEKSRRSGAYIPYSANTAYINTIPPHLEEKSPGNHAIEWRIRSIIRWNATAMVVNANREHSGIGGHIASFASSATLYDVGFNHFWKGPDHADGADLVYVQGHVTPGIYARAFLEGRLSEEQLQNFRYESEGKGVSSYPHPWLMPDFWQFPTVSMGLGPIMSIYQARLMKYLENRGLAKTAGRKVWTFCGDGEMDEPESLGAIDIAAREGLDNLVFVVNCNLQRLDGPVRGNGKIIQELEGVFRGAGWNVIKLVWGAAWDPLIAADTSGKLLQAFEETVDGEYQAYKAKGGKFTREHFFGKFDELKKLVSSMSDEDIARLNRGGHDPHKIYAAYHRAVNNANGRPTVILAKTVKGYGMGEAGEGQNITHSQKKMGEEALKVFRDRFRIPVSDEEIANTPFYRPAEDSEEIQYLKQRREALGGFLPQRRVVEEPLEIPPLKTFERLLKDTGEREISTTMAFVQFLQILTRDKKIGPRVVPIIPDEGRTFGMEGMFRQLGIYSPVGQKYSPEDAGQLAYYKEDIKGQILEEGITEAGSMSSWIAAATSYANHGVALMPFYIFYSMFGFQRIGDLAWAAGDSRARGFLLGATAGRTTLNGEGLQHEDGHSHIYSSTIPNCRSYDPAYAYELVTIMRHGMQEMYAENKDHYYYLTLNNENYHHPEMPDGVEDGIVRGLYLLRKHPKPGKAHVQLMGSGTILSEALGAAELLEEEFGVTADVWSVTSFNELARDGVDLDRWNLLHPEAKPKKSYVDTVMGKHKGPAVAVSDYVRAYAEQIRPYVSRAYYTLGTDGFGRSDTRPRLRDFFEIDRRWVTVRALQALAAEAKIEAETVAQAIKIFGIKPSKPNPLTV, encoded by the coding sequence ATGACCGACGAAGTACGTGATCAGGATCCCGGAGAAACCGGGGAATGGCTCGACGCCCTCAACGCCGTCATCGAACGCGAGGGGCCGGAACGGGCGCACTACCTGCTGGAAACGCTGATCGAGAAATCGCGCCGCAGCGGTGCCTACATTCCGTATTCGGCGAACACGGCGTACATCAACACGATTCCGCCGCATCTCGAAGAAAAGTCGCCTGGCAACCACGCCATCGAATGGCGCATCCGTTCCATCATCCGCTGGAACGCCACGGCGATGGTGGTCAACGCCAACCGCGAGCATTCCGGCATCGGCGGCCACATCGCCAGCTTCGCCTCATCGGCGACGCTGTATGACGTCGGCTTCAACCACTTCTGGAAAGGGCCGGATCATGCCGACGGTGCGGATCTGGTCTACGTCCAGGGCCACGTCACGCCCGGCATTTATGCGCGCGCCTTCCTGGAAGGCCGTCTCAGTGAGGAACAGCTCCAGAATTTCCGTTATGAGTCGGAAGGCAAGGGCGTCTCCTCCTATCCGCACCCGTGGCTGATGCCCGATTTCTGGCAGTTCCCGACCGTGAGCATGGGTCTGGGCCCGATCATGTCGATCTATCAGGCGCGGCTGATGAAGTACCTGGAGAATCGCGGCCTGGCCAAGACCGCCGGCCGCAAGGTCTGGACGTTCTGTGGCGACGGCGAGATGGACGAACCCGAATCCCTGGGCGCCATCGACATCGCCGCCCGCGAAGGGCTAGACAACCTGGTGTTCGTCGTCAACTGCAATTTGCAGCGCCTGGACGGCCCGGTGCGCGGCAATGGCAAGATCATCCAGGAACTCGAAGGCGTGTTCCGTGGCGCCGGATGGAACGTGATCAAGCTGGTCTGGGGTGCCGCCTGGGACCCGCTGATCGCGGCCGATACCTCCGGCAAGCTGTTGCAGGCCTTCGAGGAAACCGTGGACGGCGAATATCAGGCCTACAAGGCCAAGGGCGGCAAGTTCACGCGCGAGCACTTCTTCGGCAAGTTCGACGAACTCAAGAAGCTCGTCAGCTCGATGTCTGACGAGGACATTGCCCGGCTCAACCGCGGCGGCCACGACCCGCACAAGATCTACGCGGCCTATCACCGCGCCGTGAACAACGCCAACGGCCGGCCCACCGTGATTCTCGCCAAGACCGTGAAAGGCTATGGCATGGGCGAGGCCGGCGAGGGGCAGAACATCACGCACTCGCAGAAGAAGATGGGCGAAGAGGCACTCAAGGTGTTCCGCGACCGCTTCCGGATTCCGGTGTCCGACGAGGAGATCGCGAACACCCCGTTCTACCGGCCGGCCGAAGACTCCGAGGAAATTCAATACCTCAAGCAGCGGCGTGAAGCACTGGGCGGCTTTCTGCCGCAGCGCAGGGTCGTCGAGGAGCCGCTGGAAATCCCGCCGCTCAAGACCTTCGAGCGACTGCTCAAAGACACCGGCGAGCGTGAGATCAGCACGACCATGGCTTTTGTGCAGTTTCTGCAGATCCTGACGCGCGACAAGAAGATCGGCCCGCGTGTGGTGCCGATCATTCCGGACGAGGGCCGCACCTTCGGCATGGAGGGCATGTTCCGTCAGCTTGGCATCTATTCGCCGGTAGGCCAGAAATACAGTCCCGAGGACGCCGGGCAGCTCGCCTATTACAAGGAAGACATCAAGGGCCAGATCCTGGAGGAAGGCATCACCGAAGCCGGGTCGATGTCGTCCTGGATCGCCGCCGCCACCAGCTACGCGAATCACGGCGTGGCGCTGATGCCGTTCTACATCTTCTACTCGATGTTCGGTTTTCAGCGTATTGGCGATCTGGCCTGGGCGGCCGGCGACTCGCGTGCGCGCGGCTTTCTGCTGGGTGCCACCGCCGGGCGTACCACGCTCAACGGCGAAGGCCTGCAGCATGAAGACGGGCACAGCCACATCTATTCGAGCACGATTCCCAATTGCCGATCCTATGACCCGGCCTATGCCTACGAACTGGTCACGATCATGCGCCACGGCATGCAGGAGATGTACGCCGAAAACAAGGATCACTACTACTACCTCACGCTCAACAACGAGAACTACCACCACCCGGAAATGCCGGACGGCGTGGAGGACGGCATCGTTCGCGGCCTGTACCTGCTGCGCAAGCATCCCAAGCCTGGCAAGGCGCATGTGCAGCTGATGGGCAGCGGCACGATACTCAGCGAGGCGCTCGGCGCTGCCGAACTGCTGGAGGAAGAGTTCGGCGTGACCGCGGATGTGTGGAGCGTGACCAGCTTCAACGAGCTTGCGCGTGACGGCGTGGATCTGGACCGCTGGAACCTGCTGCATCCGGAAGCCAAGCCGAAGAAGTCCTATGTCGATACCGTGATGGGCAAGCACAAGGGACCGGCAGTGGCCGTGTCCGACTATGTGCGCGCCTATGCCGAGCAGATTCGTCCGTATGTGTCGCGGGCGTACTACACGCTGGGAACCGATGGCTTCGGCCGCTCCGATACCCGGCCGCGTTTGCGCGATTTTTTCGAGATCGACCGCCGCTGGGTCACCGTGCGTGCACTACAGGCGCTGGCCGCTGAGGCTAAGATCGAAGCCGAGACGGTCGCCCAGGCGATCAAGATCTTCGGCATCAAGCCGAGCAAACCCAATCCCCTGACGGTGTAA
- a CDS encoding LysR family transcriptional regulator, protein MELRHLRYFVAVADECHFTRAAERLGIGQPPLSQQIQALEREVGTKLFKRLPRGVALTDAGQSLLDDARTILADVARAGDHARRAARGELGRVRIGMINSAPFHPFVPRVIREFGQRYPQIALSLEEKSTPALAAAVLDEQVDVAFVRPPLGDDERLTVQALFDEEVLIALPQGHPLAEYLSLPLDALAAEPFVLFPRPVGAGFYDDIISACQRSGFSPRIVQETSQITSIVNLVAAGLGVSVVPASMQQVHSEGVTYRSIFGDRLKARMCLVHRRDEVDSATISNLLGVIEEVRNRALTG, encoded by the coding sequence ATCGAATTGCGGCATCTCCGGTACTTTGTAGCGGTCGCAGATGAATGCCACTTTACGCGCGCTGCGGAACGCCTGGGCATCGGCCAGCCGCCGTTGTCGCAGCAGATTCAGGCGCTGGAACGCGAGGTGGGCACGAAGTTGTTCAAACGCCTGCCGCGCGGGGTGGCGCTGACCGACGCCGGCCAGTCGCTGCTCGACGATGCGCGCACCATCCTCGCGGACGTGGCGCGCGCCGGCGACCATGCGCGCCGCGCCGCGCGCGGCGAACTCGGGCGCGTGCGCATCGGCATGATCAACTCCGCGCCGTTTCACCCTTTCGTGCCGCGCGTGATCCGCGAATTCGGCCAGCGTTATCCGCAAATCGCCCTGTCCCTGGAGGAAAAAAGCACGCCAGCGCTGGCGGCCGCGGTGCTGGACGAGCAGGTGGACGTAGCCTTCGTGCGGCCGCCGCTGGGGGACGATGAGCGCCTGACGGTGCAGGCACTGTTCGACGAAGAAGTGCTGATCGCGCTGCCGCAGGGCCACCCGCTGGCCGAGTACCTGTCGCTGCCGCTGGACGCGCTGGCGGCGGAACCGTTCGTGCTGTTCCCGCGCCCGGTCGGCGCCGGCTTTTATGACGACATCATTTCCGCCTGCCAGCGTTCCGGCTTTTCGCCGCGCATCGTCCAGGAAACCTCGCAGATCACCTCCATCGTCAATCTCGTGGCGGCCGGCCTGGGCGTTTCGGTGGTGCCGGCGTCGATGCAGCAGGTGCACTCCGAAGGCGTGACCTATCGCTCGATCTTCGGCGACCGACTGAAGGCTCGCATGTGCCTGGTTCACCGCCGCGATGAGGTTGATTCGGCGACGATCTCGAATCTTCTCGGCGTGATCGAGGAAGTTCGGAATCGAGCGCTGACCGGCTAG